In Bacteroidota bacterium, the genomic window GTTAAGCAAGGGGACGCTCTATCTCTATTTCGACAGCAAAGAAGACATCTACATCGCGCTTATGATGCGGGGGCTCCGTCTGCTTTATGGAAAATTCGACAATATAATCATCGGTGAGACGTCCGTTGTGAAAATCCTGCACCGGATCGAGGGGGAATACATAGAATTCTTCAACAACGACAGGCACTTTTTCCGGATGATGGACTCGGCACACAGGCCAAACGTTCACAAAGAGATTTCCGAGGAGATGCGGAATTTGTACAAGTCGGAAAGCCAAAAGAACTGGGCGCAGATCATCGAGCTGTTCGACCGAGGAGTGCGCGAGAAGAAAATCCGGGATGACATCAATCCGGTGGACATGGCGATCATCAT contains:
- a CDS encoding helix-turn-helix domain-containing protein, producing MGIPERKEREKERRKEEILDAAHRVFVEKGLTTATVDDIAAAAELSKGTLYLYFDSKEDIYIALMMRGLRLLYGKFDNIIIGETSVVKILHRIEGEYIEFFNNDRHFFRMMDSAHRPNVHKEISEEMRNLYKSESQKNWAQIIELFDRGVREKKIRDDINPVDMAIIIWSNATSLMTRIDREGDIWLKERNIDLMKTLEASFHLLMDAILTGEGRAEYEALLEDEYVKHDNLRNQ